The Osmia bicornis bicornis chromosome 11, iOsmBic2.1, whole genome shotgun sequence genome includes the window CTGACAAATCTAGTTTTCCTTTTAAACAAACGGTAGACGCCAAAATTTTACAGAAGATAATAATTATCGAACATTCTGTTAATATTTCTCTTTCGCATGGGAAGTTCGAGCCGAAACTAATTGCACTGTAACTCTGGTTGAACAGAAAATCGATGGCTTAACAACTCTCGTGGCATAgagagataaaaaaaaaaaaaaaaaaataaaaaatcaagcGAAACGAAAGTGGGACTGATCTATTACCCATCACGAGACACGTGGTCGGTGCAGTTTGCGATGTAGTCGAGTAACTCGCGTTTATCTCCGCGTATCCCTGCTGCTGCTCGACGGATGGCTCCTCTGCTGGATCACCGGAAGCCTCCAAACTGTCGACGGCATTCGTGTTGCCCTCCAGCGACGGCGTGTAATTACTTTCTATCGTCGTCGACGGCAGGAACGAGACGTCGACAGAAGTACCTGTGCTCGGATTGTAATTCTGCCACCAACAATATACTTCACCTACCACGCAGAGACAATGGGAGTTCAGGTCGTAGGATGGTAtctgaaatgaaaatagaacATTTAGATGTGTCCGCAAAAACGTTCATTGAATTCGCATGAAgctatttaataacaattttgtGATACCCCCGCTTTTATTATTGAATGTTGATCCTATTGTAGTACAAATATAAGGAAATGTATCATATTTGCCAAAtaaagttgaaaaataatgaattaattattatgtGTGTGCATAGGTATATCCTCCATCTAATGAAGAGCCCGATAATCCATATCTCAGTAGCACCATCGATCGTGGTTCACTGGAAGTCATCACATAAATCCAACTCTAATTAACGATATTGATACTCGGTGTGACATCGAAGCGATAGAAATATCtagaaaaagataaaataaatatgcgATGGgagatgtaattaattttcagagCAGAAATTCCAGACGCATCGACCTTCGATGGATTCTCGTGGATGTCACTACCTGTTAATTGGACATCGGTACCACGGCGACAGCCATTGTTACCTTCCTCATGGGTGTCTGAGgaattataatgaaatatttactACAATATACAGAGAAGGAAAATCGTTTAATccaatttgaagaaaaataaattacatataaattctCAGGGTTTAAAATCTTATCCATAGTTCAAAGAAATTCTGACACATAACGTTTTAAGTTAAATTTGACCTGTCTCTCCTGAAAGACTGTCATAATACAGTGGTATTTGTACGAGCTGTGCATGTTTGTATTGCTTTAAATGGCACCTGCCTTGAATATGATAGCAGCAAACAAGACAGAAAGTTCACTTGGCATACGGGCGCGTTTGAAACGTTTTGCTCGCGCGTATTATTGAATTTTCCAGCAAAGTCAATGCACGTTGCAAACTTCCGGCAACAGTCTTTGAAACGAAGGAGATTCAGGAATGCTTTGCCTAGTGAAATACGGAAGAAGAGAAGGATAAACACGAAATGAGatgtttatgaaattttagGACAAGCGTGGTTTGGACCCAGgtttatttttaagaaatattcAGTTTTCTAATTGTATCTCCTTTGAACTTTGTGTACGATTATGTCTGCTTACGATTAGATTCATAgtacataaatgaaatttgtatgAACATCCGTATGGAATATAGCACTCTACGGAGCATGTTGCAGTACAGAGTGATGAATAGGTGTTGATTGACCCGTTTTCATCGTGCACCGTGTGTCTCTAGCGATAAATACGCATCTGTTATTCGAAGAAAATAGGATTTACTATAAAAATACTCACTGTCTGGCTGTGAGAATAACTATTTCCATCGACGACGCATTTTTTCGGGAATGATTCCTCTGTCGTTATTTCAGCAGCGTTGTCTTCTTCAGCCGCGATATCGACTTCTCCCAGAAGGATTTGTCCGGTTGTTCTTACTGGAACTAAAAAGCATATCAATCAGGTGTGTAAAGATAGCCTTGCTCTTCGATTTCAGTCAGTATTGTTATACCAAACACACTCGACGTTTAGCTTCACGAATGGATTAAGCGAAGAGAGGTAGGTATTAAGAAATACCTCTCAAGAGCGAAAAGGTATGATGATATTTACGTTAAGAGACGTAAGGGAAACTGATCGTTCTAGAAGGAACGAGTAATCCgtggagaaaaaggaagaagcaaTCCTTCTTCGTACGGTTAATCCTACATCCTATTACCTCGTGCATTTATCCACTATCTCCGTCGGATTCCAGGGCGTGAACACCACAAATCGATTTCTACGCTCCAACAGAGTACGTCCGTTTGTACATAGACAGTTTGCGTTTCACTTGAAATTTTCCCCGATGTTGTGTTTGAACGGAAACCCAATACACCATTTGTTAACCGATCATTCCCATTTCGGGTTAAATAGTTTGAAAACAGCAGATTGTTCCATCAACACCCACCCCTTCGAGGCCCGACTGTCAAGAAGAAAGTAGGACGACGTTACTGCTTCGAAATTGTAAGAAAACAATTTATCAAGTATCGTCTCTAAAGTTAGCGAGCAACTGCTTTGATTCTCAACTTTTGGCAGAGCCTATATTCGGTAGAAAAGCACTAATTGCTTTGACCTGTTCGAGTAAGAATTTAGTGATTGATGTATCCTGCAATTACTGTAACGAGGAGTTTAACGTTCAATGGGCAAAGTTCGGCGCGAATAAATCAGAAAAGTCGAGGAACGAGCTTTTAATACGGAATACATACACAGTTGTTaagaagtttttaatttaaggGGAAAAAAGCCAGTGGCACTTGGAGTTCCCAAGCGGTAAGCTGTCCTAAGTAGTATAGCCGTTGACTGGTCAGACATGCTTTTCTACTTTGGAAAACTACTAAAAACCGACATAAAACTTGAGAACCTATAAAGTAGAAGAAATATAAGTACATACAAGTACCGCGAACACAACACGGAGAAACTTATAAAATGCATCACTGATTGGTTCACAGTGTTCATTCAGAAGTTGAATAACGCCGCGCGCCGTGAGAGCAAACGCCAGAGAAGAAGATGACATTCGACGGCAACCAGAAAACGATACAAGCAAATGACGCAAATGACAAGCAAATAGAAACGTACTGGTGAACAAACGGAACCCTCGCCCTCGACAACAGGGGTGATGCTCGAAAGAACGCGACGTGCTAGAGGAGGAAAATGAATGCagcgaaaaaaagaaaagaactgAAACATTAGACATTCGCAACAACCACCTCACCGCACCGCACGAACCCCCAAGTTACCGAGCATTATTATACTCCTGCCTGTCGTTCTATACTTGCACAATTGTTATGGAATTGTTCTTTAGAGAAAACCTGCCTAAACTGACGATTATAAACCTGGCGTACGAGCGCACCTTTAACCGTGCCAATTGAGCCGTGAATAGGTGGAAGCGTGAATcaaatcgaatcgaatcgaatcgaatcgaatcgcgTGGATGGGTGCTATGTGCAACGATTGCCACGATAATTCCATGTGTACTTTACGTGTCGAAGTTTGTGCGGGCGTGTTTGCATACGAGAAATAGGAATCGTGTGAATTGTTCGTACTCTCGTTTCTGATTCATTTGACGCCGGTGAAAAAACAGCAggtgattttcattttcattttcatttgtattttagtatttttcttttgttcgaTCGCGGAAATAGTCGGTCAACAATATCTGTTAAGATCATCGTTTCGTTTGATGTTAATTTGTTACACGCGAAGCTTTGGGCTGGTAGATTTTGAACGCTGAGCACCCTCGGAAGGGTAAAAAAATATCACGTGAATGCAAATGTCatgaatgtgttagtttctATGAGCAGAGACGTATTTAAATGCGGTCGAGTGTTGCATCTGGTACGGATGATGAATTTTCAACGTAAAAACACGGGATACGAATCGTCTTATGTATcgtattcaataattttttactttctatGCGTTTGAACATTTTTCGTTACACGGAAAGGCAGTGTAGGTATATGAAGAAGCTTGAAAAAATCcataaaagagaaataaaactGATCGGAAGATTGAATTTGTAttaattccattttttttctattatgaatattcctttctttttattattaataaaaagacCAATTGTgcttttaaattattgattaCGAGAACAAGGAATTATTTGATATAAAACAGTATTGTATTTTCTCGGTACTTCTTATTCGCTATTCAAATAAAAGGTAGCCAATTATGGTTTCCAGTATGCAAATGCACAGAATAAACAAGGCATTGTTACTATATTCCACAGAAAGAAGCCATCTCCAATTTTTCCATGAAACAGTGtaggtatttttatattcttttatggttttaaaaaaaaagctaCATTTGCGTACCCTGAAAAAAGAACTTCATTCTCTTTCCTGTTAATTCCCGAGAAAAGTGCTCGAAAATTTTGTACAACCCACCCTGTCTACTCCCACATTCACATTCTGGATTACTGATCACCAACCAGCTGCTCGTTAATTGGAcagttgattaattaatattataggTATACAGAGccgtaaaataaattgaattcgaTACTATGTAATTTTCAGTACCAATTTAAATCGTTTACGATATACACGTCGCACGTGTAAGTACCTACATACAATGTAGGTCTTCTGCTCATAAATAAAGCATTCAGAAATATagatcattttttaatataatttcgtaAGCCATCCCCTCCttgtgaaattattttcttgtcAAAGTTTATTTTATCGGTACCTCTTAATTATTGGCtgtacaatgaaaattttctgcATTAGAGTGTCGGAAATGATATCGCATCTTagtttgataattaatatgcCAACTATATTTCTCGATCGAAGGGACGTCAATAGACGTGGTATTGATACAGTGGACGAAGCATATCCTCGACGTAGTATTATTAAACACGACGACTAGCTTTAACATTCGCAATACTAACCGTAATGGCTGCATTATTCACCGGGACAACAGACATGTTTCCTTGTTACCGAACAAAGGCTACTAAATTAAAAGTTGTCCTCGATCGTTCCAGATTAATTAGCTACCTGTTCTCTAATCAGCAAGTTAAAGATTGTTTTTTCTCTATACAAGAGTATGACACCTAATAAGCATAATTCTGATATTTATGCGAGAAAAATATTAGTAGGTTCtgttaatttttagaatttaattttgtttcttaACGAACCTGTAATACTGTGTCTATCAAACAGTTTGCTCGACGACACCCGTGAATTTCGccacgtcgcgtcgcgtcgcgtcgaggGAATAGAAGGCAGAAACAGTCTCGATTACGCAGATTCACGTCGATTAATCACTGTCTACCACATCAAAGTCACGTCTGTTCGTTTCATGGTATCTCTGTCAGACTGTCGGCTTGTAAACTTGCACAGGACACTGATTTGATACCAAGCATCAGGACTCGGTCCGCCCCGCGTGGATTTACCTATTGACCTAAATATTTCAAACGTTTCCAAGTCCGATGGATCCGTTTGGTCGAAGTTTACATTTCCTCGATAAGAATTCCAACCGTCCGACCGCTGCTTTTTCGACTCAACTTCAATGTCTACCTCTGCCTGCCTTGTCAATTCGAACAATGAATGTATTTTTGAATATAGGGAATTGGATATTATTCCTAGTTGGAACTCGTCGAAGAAGATATTCGCGAAACATAGCCTCCGGCAGCTAgaaatctaattaaaaatgtttccgTCGCGAGGCCGTCAAGACAAGAGGAACTTATGAATTACACGAAGCATTCTTCAACACAGGCTTGCTTGTTGGTCGAACACGAATatggagaaaaagaaaaaaaaaaataagtcCATGAACCTTTGCGAACTCGCGGCACGATTTTATGCTTatctacatacatatatgtatgtatgtatgtatgtataagcGTTTACTTGCTTCCATAATGATGATAATTTAAAGAgtacttttattaatatatctaacATTGCATATCATTGTTTAACAAGTTgctaatttataaaaaaaagaggcaACAGCACGCGGTCTCCCATCCAACGACAAGTAACATCCGCGCCCAGCTTAGTTTAACCGCGACGAAGTAGTACAACCGTCGGCTGGTCAGACGTCCTCCTCTACTTCAGAAAATCAGGTCCTAAATAATGCACATTGGAATTAAAGCGCAAGCaacagaattttttaattgaagattCTACAGTTTTCTCAAGTAGTAGCACAATTGTTTATAAGCTACCCTGTAGAGATAGTTTAATCGTGCCAAAATGCCTCCTCGTCGtgcttaattaaatttcggACGATTAATGGGCAACGGGTTGGCTCTGTCACAGCTCTGAGAACAATGGAGGTCGATGTCACGCTTGATAGATTCGATTCTAGAAGGCAAGTACTCGGAACCTACTTGAAAACGTTTGGATGTTGAATGGAACCGTTCCACCGAAGAATCTTGGCTTTGTCAATCGTGAAAGAACATTATGAAaagtaaatatttctttaactGGAAATGCAATGTTCAAATCGTGTCGAAGGTGTTATATCAAATATCAAATCCCACAAGTTATAAAGCAGTCTATTAAATACGGTAAGCTGATCTCGAGGGGGTGAGAGGGCACCATAAATCCTAATTAGAACAGCAGCTTATGCTGCAGCCTCGTATAGTGTCTGCTTCTTGATATTCACCACGTGCGAAGGATCTTTTTAACCATCAGGGATTCGGAAGGATTAAGGTCGTCGAGGACGACCTTTCCCTTCAACGATTCTAGCTGTGCCTTGAATCCTCCGTAAAATTACCTACCATCGAGTAGGAAATTGAAAAGCTTCTGTATTTCGTTTCGTACGCGTTACgttctttcttcccttttatGCTAGACTCTTCGCCGCGCCgtgccgcgccgcgccgcgccgtgcCGAGTATTATTACCGGATCCGATCGAATCATTTGCTACTGGTTGATTAAATGTCTTGCGAATACGTGTTGCGAAAATGATATCGGTTTAAAATcgtgaaaatagaaatagcaattttataattcagGAAATAAACGAGAAGACAtcgagagacagagagagggGCTTGGGAAATCGATCGTACATGAAAGAGATTGAATGGCACATTGTGCCGCAAAACAAATGAACACCGCGGCTGGGTCAGCTGATTGGGTATCAACTTTAAAAGTATTAATACATTCCGTCAGTAAATGgggatgaaatttttattatttaaactatCGTACTGTTGCATATATCGTACAATGTGAGCTTTCTTCCAGGTTTTCTAATCAACCCTCGAGTCCTAGTGGCAATAAAGGTGTTCAAAGTTTCGATGAAAATTCGAAGCGTGGAAGCGAGAAATGAATACTTCCTAGGGTCGGACGAACAGCCCGGAATAAAGGGGATCGTAggtaaagaaaagaaaagaaaagaaaaaaaacgaaaCAGACAATAAGACGGTAAAAAGAAGGTTGATAGGTATCGAAAGCTTGGAGATTTCGTGGTCAATCGTGTGGAACACTCGATACACGGACAGCAGACGTGCAaacaataagaaaagaataaaccTAATGGAGAAAGGAATAAGAGAGGGTTGGCGGTGCTGTGTTTGGACGAGAGTGGAAAATGAAAGCTGTTAGCAATTGCGCTTCTCCCAGCAGAATTTCAGGTCAGAAAAATCGGAGAAGAAAACAGAgggaagaaataataaatgctGAGACAACTCCTCTGATCTCTTGAAAATGCTGACCAATCgaacaaattaattcattttattttctctttcttttccatttcAAAAAACTAATCTGTTCCGAACTTTGTAGCATATGCCTCGTAAAAAAAACTACTTATAGTAAAATCTAaagaataattgtaattaaagaataattgaaaataaagcaGCTTTTCGTGCAAACGGTATCGATACACCTTCTCGCCTCAGCGAATCGGATAAAGcataaattgcattttcatgtttaaacgaaataaaagaCAGCCATGGAAACGGGAAAACAAAGAGATTGATTCGTATCAGTTAGAAGGCGAGCAAcgatttaaaaagacaaacaTCACATTTTACATTTCGCAACACAAATAAACGATCCTGTTTATTGCATCAATTTAACGCGAGAATcacatgaattaattaaacgtcGCATTCATGAACGCACAAGATATATAGAACAAACTTCTCTGACCGTAAATTCCTGTGTTCTCGTACGAATTAATGCAGCTTAAATTCTGTCGTGAAATTTCATGTGTTACGTTATTGTTTCGTTAAAATTTTTTCCTACGAAGCGCAAATGTTACGAATCGTTCTACcatgaatattatttaaaatagttGCTCTTTATTTGCTTAGAACTttatagtttttatttttacgcaAAGATTTGTTGTTGCTGATTTCTCAACTGTTACCAGTAACCACGATTTCGGTTAAGTCAGAAACAGCTATTAGCCTGAATTAGTGGTGTATCAATTTGCTAGCCATTCAAAATCAAGGTTATTACCGGTAACTTACACAGACAGAATACCTAGGTTTGTGTTTAAAATTTAACTAGAGATATTCAACAGCCGAGCACGAGAGAACACTGCTTGGATGAAATTCATATTTCACTGGAAAAGAAACGATTTCCGCCAggacaaaaaaaaacaacacgAATGGGAAAAGGTTGAGAggtgaaaatataatttaaattacacaaTTTCCTTGACCCTTTGTGTTAAAACATAGAACGTTGGTTAACCttggaaagaaagaagaaaaatttgataaaatattctataacacggtaaatattaaaatgcaaagcagaagaaaataaagaatggaTAGGCAAAGAGAAAGGATTACATATTTTGTTGgaaataaaacaaaagaaagTGAAAGTGCAAGGAGAAAttaaaggaaagagaaaaatagagAGAATAAGGAAGGACTATGTGAAACGTAGAATAGAATACGTTGAAGAGGTCCTTTGGAAGTACTGAAAGGACAAGACACGTTTAATTACTGCAGAACGACTCGGTCAGAAATACAAATACCAGCAGGTCTTTGTCGCCTCTATGCCTACTAACTAATTGTAAGACACAGAAAGTCTTGTTTTAGTGTTAATTTTGTGGCGTATCAAAGAAGGAGGCTTGATTTTCACATAACTCTCAAAATCgccaatttttattttcaggacactaattaatcaataatgaatgaattaataataactTTCGTATTTTACTATTTCTAGGATCGTTCGATGGTTGCAATGTAAAATAGAACGTTCTGGTAAAACTAGAATACGTTGGTGAAAAAAAGGAGTCTCAAATCGATAGCTCGTGCTTGGGACAAAAATAGAAAGTACTTAATGCGAGGCCTAGCATTCTTAACCCTTTACGATCAGTTTTTAAAGGACAGTGTACAATAGTAtaatagtttctttttttttagagGAAGTACGAATTAAATTAGAAGTAATTTAGAAACCTGATTCGATTGCGAATGTAGATTCTTATAAAATCGAACG containing:
- the LOC114871201 gene encoding uncharacterized protein LOC114871201, which codes for MRTTSFLVLVACLQCHVTGSRAVPVRTTGQILLGEVDIAAEEDNAAEITTEESFPKKCVVDGNSYSHSQTIPSYDLNSHCLCVVGEVYCWWQNYNPSTGTSVDVSFLPSTTIESNYTPSLEGNTNAVDSLEASGDPAEEPSVEQQQGYAEINASYSTTSQTAPTTCLVMGREYREGEVLPHSTGNCIECSCGSEGRVECSPRDCVALRPEIPVSPDIPNAPDGDFEVFNLARDRGIDESF